The following are from one region of the Planctomycetia bacterium genome:
- a CDS encoding non-heme iron oxygenase ferredoxin subunit: MPSFVRVATAASVPDPGRELVEVDEQLIVLLHVGGEFFALDDVCTHDGGPLSEGAIDDHTIACPRHGAKFDIRTGAALTMPATHPTRSHEVKVDNGEVFVRINDL; encoded by the coding sequence ATGCCTTCTTTCGTCCGTGTCGCCACCGCCGCTTCCGTTCCCGATCCCGGCCGTGAATTGGTCGAGGTCGACGAACAACTCATCGTGCTATTGCACGTCGGCGGGGAGTTCTTCGCGCTCGACGACGTCTGCACGCACGACGGCGGGCCGCTGAGCGAGGGCGCGATCGACGATCACACCATCGCCTGCCCTCGGCACGGGGCCAAATTCGACATCCGCACCGGCGCGGCATTGACGATGCCAGCCACGCATCCAACGCGATCGCACGAAGTGAAGGTGGACAACGGCGAAGTGTTTGTGAGAATCAACGACCTATAA
- a CDS encoding basic secretory protein-like protein produces the protein MLTSLRASRIWVTVGLLCAVSLAAAQDQRGRDVPPKDGDDAKPRLAVTIEGDLDEKLIPVAGELTAHFFECYPKLLERLENPDKRAPREVRIVFESRMRVPAYARGNEVTVSARWLHEHPDDIGMLAHELTHIVQAYPNGEPGWFTEGLADYTRLLYGPKEQPNWSLPEKLTAEQSYTDSYRTTARFFQWLDEKHPGVLDQLHRKMQREEFKVEDFTELTGKSVDDLWKECVAELNAK, from the coding sequence ATGCTTACTTCGCTCCGCGCCTCTCGTATCTGGGTGACGGTCGGTCTGTTGTGCGCCGTTTCCTTGGCCGCCGCGCAAGATCAGCGCGGCCGTGACGTGCCGCCAAAGGACGGCGACGACGCAAAGCCGCGGCTCGCGGTGACCATCGAGGGGGACCTCGACGAGAAGCTAATTCCGGTCGCCGGCGAGCTTACGGCGCATTTCTTCGAATGCTATCCCAAGCTCCTGGAGCGGCTGGAAAACCCCGACAAGCGCGCACCGCGCGAAGTGCGCATCGTGTTCGAATCGCGGATGCGCGTCCCTGCGTACGCACGCGGCAACGAAGTGACCGTCAGCGCGCGTTGGCTGCACGAGCATCCGGACGATATCGGCATGTTGGCGCACGAGCTTACGCACATCGTGCAGGCCTATCCGAACGGCGAGCCCGGTTGGTTCACAGAAGGCTTAGCCGACTACACGCGGCTGCTTTACGGGCCCAAGGAACAGCCCAACTGGTCGCTGCCGGAGAAGCTCACCGCAGAGCAGAGCTATACGGACTCTTATCGCACGACCGCGAGGTTTTTTCAGTGGCTCGACGAAAAACACCCCGGCGTCCTCGATCAACTCCATCGCAAGATGCAGCGCGAGGAGTTCAAGGTCGAGGACTTCACCGAACTCACCGGCAAGTCAGTCGACGACTTGTGGAAAGAATGCGTCGCCGAGTTGAACGCGAAATAG
- the sufB gene encoding Fe-S cluster assembly protein SufB: protein MATDLKTEAFDVGAVEINKYDFRNEENYVFKSRKGLDAEIVRQISDMKNEPDWMRDFRLKSLEIYNSKPTPKWGGKIDLDFQDIFYYIKPSDRQGRTWDDVPEDIKKTFDRLGIPEAEKKFLAGVKAQYESEVVYGSLREDLAKQGVLFTDTDSAIREHPELVREYFASIIPPADNKLAALNSAVWSGGSFIYVPKGVHIDFPLQAYFRINAENMGQFERTLIIVDEGAQIHYVEGCTAPMYSSESLHSAVVEIVVKKHARCRYTTIQNWANNIYNLVTKRAMAYEAATMEWIDGNLGSKLTMKYPSVYMMEPGARGEILSIAFASNGQHQDAGAKVVHCAPHTSSQIISKSISKNGGRSSYRGLVKVEKGAKKVKSNVVCDALILDPQSRSDTYPYIEVEEQDVSIGHEASVSRIGEEQLFYLTSRGLSEAEASTMIVAGFIEPLVKELPMEYAVEMNRLIELQMEGSVG from the coding sequence ATGGCTACTGATTTGAAGACGGAAGCGTTTGATGTCGGCGCGGTCGAGATCAACAAGTACGACTTCCGCAACGAAGAGAACTACGTCTTCAAGAGCCGCAAAGGGCTCGACGCGGAGATCGTGCGCCAGATTTCCGACATGAAGAATGAGCCGGATTGGATGCGCGACTTCCGGCTCAAGAGCCTGGAAATCTACAACTCCAAGCCGACGCCCAAGTGGGGCGGCAAGATCGACCTCGACTTCCAGGACATCTTCTATTACATCAAGCCGTCCGACCGCCAAGGGCGCACCTGGGACGACGTGCCCGAGGACATCAAGAAGACCTTCGACCGGCTCGGCATTCCCGAGGCGGAGAAGAAGTTCCTCGCCGGCGTGAAGGCGCAATACGAAAGCGAAGTCGTTTACGGTTCGCTCCGCGAAGATCTCGCCAAGCAGGGCGTGCTTTTCACCGACACGGACAGCGCGATTCGCGAGCATCCGGAATTGGTCCGCGAGTATTTCGCGAGCATCATTCCGCCCGCGGACAACAAGCTCGCGGCGCTCAACTCCGCGGTCTGGTCGGGCGGTTCGTTCATTTACGTCCCCAAGGGAGTTCACATCGACTTCCCGTTGCAAGCCTATTTCCGCATCAACGCGGAGAACATGGGGCAATTCGAGCGGACGCTGATCATCGTCGACGAAGGGGCGCAGATTCACTACGTCGAAGGTTGCACCGCGCCGATGTATTCCAGCGAAAGCCTGCACTCGGCGGTCGTGGAAATCGTCGTCAAGAAACACGCCCGGTGCCGTTACACGACGATCCAGAACTGGGCCAACAACATCTACAACCTGGTGACCAAGCGGGCCATGGCCTACGAGGCCGCCACGATGGAATGGATCGACGGCAACCTCGGCTCCAAGCTGACGATGAAGTACCCGTCGGTCTACATGATGGAGCCGGGCGCGCGGGGAGAAATCCTGTCGATCGCCTTCGCCTCGAACGGACAACATCAAGACGCCGGCGCGAAGGTCGTGCATTGTGCGCCGCACACGTCGAGTCAAATCATCTCGAAGTCCATTTCCAAGAACGGCGGGCGCTCCAGCTACCGCGGATTGGTCAAAGTCGAGAAGGGGGCCAAGAAGGTCAAGTCGAACGTCGTGTGCGACGCCTTGATCCTCGACCCCCAAAGCCGCAGCGATACGTACCCGTACATCGAGGTCGAAGAACAGGACGTCTCGATCGGCCACGAAGCGAGCGTCTCGCGAATCGGCGAAGAGCAGTTGTTCTACCTCACCAGTCGCGGCCTCAGCGAAGCCGAAGCCAGCACGATGATCGTCGCCGGCTTCATCGAGCCGCTGGTGAAAGAGTTGCCGATGGAATACGCGGTCGAAATGAACCGCCTGATCGAACTCCAAATGGAAGGCTCGGTCGGGTAG
- a CDS encoding amino acid transporter, whose protein sequence is MNSDSSSVPGAASAETGTESAPLPATHDGHASSGGAPSTAPHETHQHHQTFWLWVMCLTGVDYFSTLGYQPSIAFEAAGILAPLATIVLVLVTLFGALPVYSHVAKCSPHGQGSIAMLERLVRGWTGKVMVLVLLGFAATDFVITKTLSAADAAEHLLKNPMWHQLPEWVHAYSEDHQRVFITMGLLVFLGASFMRGFREVIGMAVVIVVIYLTLNVIVITSGLYQLATHPDLLSNWSNDIADGRWHIEDPILAPGGYWILIASALLYFPKLALGLSGFETGVAVMPLVQGEPGDTHAAPTGRIRNTRKLLVSAAVIMSVALIGSSWIVATLIEPAELLPAPGGVGEGGEAANRALAYLAHGGGKAGIGPINPLFGEGFGTLYDVMTVVILWFAGASAMAGLLNLVPQYLPRYGMAPEWARAVRPLVFLFTAINLFVTWVFDADVIAQGGAYATGVLVLMSSAGVASVIDRYRHSERQGWARRVPWGFLVITIIFLYTTAANMLERPDGIKIASCFIGAIVVSSFVSRVSRSTELRFRGFEYKDAETKFLWDSLKHLEFPVLVPHRPGRRELDNKEESIRERHRLPPEVPIVFIEAEVGDTSEFLQVPLMEIRQEEGRFVIGITRCASIAHVIAAIALELSKVGTPPEIHFGWSDESPLAASASFFLFGAGNVPWMVRELLCQEQPDGNRRPRVIVG, encoded by the coding sequence ATGAACTCTGATTCCTCGTCCGTTCCGGGCGCCGCGAGCGCTGAAACCGGTACGGAGTCCGCTCCCCTTCCTGCAACTCACGACGGCCACGCGTCAAGCGGCGGCGCGCCGTCGACGGCGCCGCACGAAACGCATCAACACCATCAGACGTTCTGGCTCTGGGTGATGTGCCTGACGGGCGTCGACTATTTCAGCACGCTCGGCTATCAACCGTCGATCGCGTTCGAGGCCGCGGGCATTCTGGCGCCGTTGGCGACGATCGTGCTCGTGCTCGTCACGTTGTTCGGCGCGCTGCCGGTGTACTCGCACGTCGCAAAGTGTTCGCCGCACGGGCAAGGCTCCATCGCCATGCTGGAACGGCTCGTTCGCGGCTGGACGGGCAAGGTGATGGTGCTGGTGCTGCTCGGTTTTGCGGCCACGGATTTTGTCATTACGAAGACGCTCAGCGCCGCCGACGCCGCCGAGCACTTGTTGAAGAATCCTATGTGGCATCAGTTGCCCGAGTGGGTGCATGCTTATTCCGAAGATCATCAGCGCGTGTTCATAACGATGGGCCTGCTGGTGTTTCTCGGCGCAAGTTTCATGCGCGGGTTCCGTGAAGTGATCGGCATGGCCGTCGTGATTGTAGTCATCTATCTGACATTGAACGTGATCGTCATCACGAGCGGTTTGTATCAATTGGCGACGCATCCCGATTTGCTGTCGAACTGGTCGAACGACATCGCAGACGGAAGGTGGCACATTGAGGACCCGATCCTCGCTCCGGGCGGGTACTGGATACTGATCGCCTCAGCGCTGTTATATTTCCCGAAGTTGGCGCTCGGTTTGAGCGGTTTCGAAACCGGCGTGGCCGTGATGCCGCTCGTACAAGGCGAACCAGGCGATACGCACGCGGCGCCGACGGGCCGCATTCGCAACACGCGCAAGTTGCTGGTGTCGGCGGCCGTGATCATGTCCGTCGCGCTGATCGGGTCGTCATGGATCGTCGCCACGTTAATCGAGCCGGCGGAATTGCTGCCGGCCCCGGGCGGCGTCGGCGAAGGCGGAGAGGCCGCGAATCGCGCGCTAGCGTATCTCGCCCACGGCGGCGGCAAGGCCGGCATTGGGCCCATCAATCCACTCTTCGGCGAAGGCTTCGGCACGCTGTACGACGTGATGACCGTGGTGATTCTCTGGTTCGCCGGGGCGAGCGCCATGGCCGGATTGCTGAACCTGGTGCCACAATACCTGCCTCGCTACGGCATGGCGCCGGAGTGGGCCCGCGCGGTGCGGCCGCTCGTGTTTCTGTTCACGGCGATCAATCTGTTCGTGACTTGGGTCTTCGACGCGGACGTGATCGCCCAAGGCGGCGCCTACGCGACCGGCGTGCTCGTGCTGATGTCGAGCGCCGGCGTGGCGTCGGTGATCGATCGCTATCGCCATTCGGAGCGACAGGGCTGGGCGCGGCGCGTCCCGTGGGGCTTCCTGGTGATCACGATCATCTTCCTGTACACCACCGCGGCCAACATGCTGGAACGCCCGGACGGCATCAAAATCGCCAGTTGCTTTATCGGCGCGATCGTCGTGTCATCGTTCGTATCGCGCGTTTCACGCAGCACGGAATTGCGGTTCCGCGGCTTCGAGTACAAAGACGCCGAGACCAAGTTCCTCTGGGACAGTCTCAAGCATCTGGAGTTCCCCGTATTGGTGCCGCATCGGCCCGGCCGGCGCGAGCTCGATAACAAAGAAGAGAGCATTCGCGAGCGGCATCGCTTGCCGCCGGAAGTGCCGATCGTGTTTATCGAAGCGGAAGTCGGCGACACCAGTGAGTTCCTGCAAGTCCCGCTGATGGAAATTCGCCAAGAGGAAGGGCGGTTCGTGATCGGTATTACACGTTGTGCGTCGATCGCCCATGTGATTGCCGCCATCGCGCTGGAGCTTTCCAAGGTCGGCACGCCGCCGGAGATTCACTTCGGCTGGTCGGATGAAAGCCCGCTGGCCGCCAGCGCCAGCTTCTTTCTCTTCGGCGCGGGGAATGTACCTTGGATGGTGCGCGAATTACTCTGTCAGGAACAGCCCGACGGAAATCGACGGCCGCGAGTTATCGTGGGATAA
- the sufD gene encoding Fe-S cluster assembly protein SufD, translating into MTTAVAEKKGFTEQAFDAFLAARQEPDWLTDLRRAAWKTFQQLPMPERRQEEWLRTDIRLLRLDNFGFPTDVAGPSTHPALLAEGVELGGRTASLDGQLVHTSLADALAKRGVLFGSLSELAASHESLVRPLLTQRAIPSQTDKLAALQAAAWSAGTLLYVPRGVAIEQPLHIHSAMTAGGVDLGYTLVVLEDGAEATLLSETAGDEGSALHCGAIELYVGAGANLRYVNLQNWGRGTWHFAHQRGQVGRDATLQWTIGALGSRLAQVSQHVELVGAGANVQVNGVMFTEGKQHLTYNTLQHHQAPSCRSDLLYKGGLQDASRLVWRGMIKVDKAAQKTDAYQRDDNLMLSDAARADSIPGLEIEADDVRCTHGATAGRVDDEQLFYAQARGLSRKEAARLIVSGFFQQVFDRITIDSVREALATAIDRRVREIG; encoded by the coding sequence ATGACGACGGCGGTGGCGGAAAAGAAGGGTTTTACTGAGCAGGCATTCGACGCGTTTCTGGCTGCGCGGCAGGAGCCGGATTGGCTGACGGATCTGCGGCGCGCGGCGTGGAAGACGTTTCAACAATTGCCGATGCCCGAGCGGCGGCAAGAAGAATGGTTGCGCACCGACATTCGCTTGCTGCGGCTGGATAACTTCGGCTTCCCGACCGACGTTGCCGGACCGAGTACGCATCCGGCGCTCTTGGCCGAAGGCGTGGAACTGGGCGGACGCACCGCCTCGCTCGACGGACAACTCGTTCACACCTCGCTCGCTGACGCGTTGGCGAAGCGCGGCGTGCTGTTCGGATCACTCTCCGAGTTGGCCGCTTCGCATGAGTCGTTGGTCCGCCCGCTCCTGACGCAGCGCGCGATTCCTTCGCAGACCGATAAGCTCGCCGCGCTCCAGGCTGCAGCCTGGTCGGCGGGCACGCTGCTGTACGTGCCGCGGGGCGTGGCGATCGAACAACCGCTGCACATTCACTCGGCGATGACGGCTGGCGGCGTCGATCTCGGTTACACGCTGGTCGTGCTCGAAGACGGCGCGGAGGCGACGCTGCTGTCCGAAACCGCCGGCGATGAGGGCTCCGCGCTGCATTGCGGTGCGATCGAACTCTACGTCGGCGCTGGCGCGAATCTGCGTTACGTCAACTTACAGAACTGGGGACGCGGCACCTGGCATTTCGCGCATCAGCGCGGTCAGGTCGGACGGGACGCCACGCTGCAATGGACGATCGGCGCGCTCGGCAGTCGCCTCGCGCAGGTCAGCCAGCACGTCGAACTCGTGGGCGCCGGCGCGAACGTGCAGGTGAACGGCGTGATGTTCACCGAAGGCAAACAGCATCTCACTTACAATACGCTGCAACACCATCAGGCGCCGAGCTGTCGGAGCGATCTGCTCTACAAAGGCGGGCTTCAAGACGCTTCGCGATTGGTGTGGCGCGGAATGATCAAGGTCGACAAGGCGGCGCAAAAGACCGACGCCTACCAGCGCGACGATAACCTGATGCTCTCGGACGCCGCGCGAGCGGACTCCATTCCCGGCCTGGAAATCGAAGCCGACGACGTCCGCTGCACGCACGGCGCCACGGCTGGCCGCGTCGACGACGAGCAACTCTTTTACGCCCAAGCCCGCGGCCTGTCGCGCAAAGAAGCGGCCCGATTGATCGTTTCCGGCTTCTTCCAACAAGTCTTCGATCGGATCACGATCGACAGCGTCCGCGAAGCGCTCGCGACCGCGATCGACCGCCGCGTGCGAGAAATCGGTTAA
- a CDS encoding metal-sulfur cluster assembly factor, which translates to MPISEESVRESLKQVVDPELFVNVVDLGLVYVVTLNEADEKTNVEIEMTLTSPACPAGPQIIQNSKDVLGRMEGVGEVAVKLVMLPPWTPDRMTEDARDQLGIF; encoded by the coding sequence ATGCCCATCTCGGAAGAATCCGTTCGCGAGTCCCTAAAGCAGGTCGTCGATCCGGAGTTGTTTGTCAACGTGGTCGACCTGGGCTTGGTCTATGTCGTGACGTTGAACGAAGCCGACGAAAAGACCAACGTCGAAATCGAGATGACGCTCACCAGCCCGGCCTGCCCGGCGGGGCCGCAGATCATTCAGAATTCGAAAGACGTGTTGGGACGCATGGAAGGGGTCGGCGAGGTCGCGGTCAAGCTCGTGATGCTGCCGCCGTGGACGCCGGACCGGATGACGGAAGACGCGCGCGATCAGCTGGGCATTTTCTAA
- a CDS encoding ATP-grasp domain-containing protein — protein MDVAVESGVQHDGRNLWTTSDALRTTALLALFGTRERPAVGGLHKPSIISQAVSRVECPGLTKLAAWMYPAVGQQVAQHEAGLRVFFYEFVTGGGFLDQPFDAIPKSLADEGLAMRRAVEEDIALLPGVSLLSVNERRFPPTEIHGASVASIASSARHDGEFDRLASSADWTLLIAPEFDGKLERLARRVVACGGKLLGPAADLIALAADKHRMAEHLIQHQAPTPQGRRIARDEPLPRDVRYPCVLKPVDGAGSLGVELIEDPEQVDARSQFAFSSWRLEEHCPGLAASIAVLCGKGEPFSLPGCVQLISSDGQFQYLGGGAPLPPPLQVRAHRLALAAVAALDDVVGYIGIDLVLGGDPEGGEDFVIEVNPRITTSYVGLRAICRGNLIRAMLDVAQGRAPQLEFDDSAIRFSPDGEVQYLAKACQ, from the coding sequence ATGGATGTGGCGGTGGAAAGCGGAGTTCAGCATGACGGCCGCAATCTCTGGACGACGTCCGATGCTCTGCGCACCACCGCTTTGCTTGCGCTGTTCGGAACCCGTGAACGTCCAGCCGTGGGCGGTCTGCATAAGCCGAGCATCATATCTCAAGCCGTAAGCCGCGTCGAATGCCCCGGGCTTACCAAGCTGGCCGCCTGGATGTATCCTGCTGTGGGCCAACAAGTTGCGCAACACGAGGCGGGATTGAGAGTTTTCTTCTACGAGTTCGTCACGGGCGGCGGATTCCTGGATCAACCGTTCGACGCCATTCCCAAATCCCTGGCGGACGAGGGACTGGCCATGCGCCGCGCCGTCGAGGAAGACATCGCGCTGTTACCCGGCGTGTCGCTCTTATCGGTGAACGAACGGCGTTTTCCACCGACTGAAATTCACGGCGCGAGTGTTGCGAGTATCGCATCCTCAGCTCGACATGACGGCGAATTTGATCGCCTCGCCAGTTCGGCTGATTGGACGCTGCTTATCGCGCCGGAGTTCGACGGGAAGCTGGAACGACTCGCTCGACGCGTCGTCGCCTGTGGCGGGAAGCTACTTGGGCCTGCGGCTGACTTGATTGCCCTCGCGGCCGATAAGCACCGGATGGCGGAGCACCTCATTCAACACCAGGCGCCAACGCCGCAAGGACGCCGTATCGCGCGCGACGAACCGTTGCCGCGCGATGTCCGATATCCGTGCGTACTGAAACCCGTCGACGGCGCAGGCTCGCTCGGCGTGGAACTCATTGAGGACCCGGAACAGGTTGACGCGCGAAGTCAATTTGCCTTTTCAAGCTGGCGTCTCGAAGAGCATTGCCCCGGCCTGGCCGCCAGTATCGCGGTCCTGTGTGGCAAGGGGGAACCATTTTCACTGCCTGGCTGCGTGCAACTGATTTCTTCGGACGGACAATTCCAATATCTCGGCGGCGGCGCTCCGTTACCCCCACCGCTGCAAGTGCGCGCCCATCGACTGGCGCTCGCGGCCGTTGCTGCCCTCGACGATGTCGTCGGCTACATTGGCATCGACCTGGTCCTCGGCGGCGATCCGGAAGGCGGCGAGGATTTCGTGATTGAAGTCAATCCGCGGATCACGACTTCCTACGTTGGGTTGCGTGCAATTTGTCGTGGAAATCTCATCCGAGCG